The following are from one region of the Pseudodesulfovibrio piezophilus C1TLV30 genome:
- the rocD gene encoding ornithine--oxo-acid transaminase, which produces MKSQEYVLLEDEYGAHNYKPLDVVIERGEGIWVWDVEGRKYMDCLSAYSAVNQGHCNRRIMDAMCEQAKKLTLTSRAFRNDQLGPFYKELCELTNSHRVLPMNSGAEAVETAIKAVRKWGVMVKGVPENEAEIIVCRNNFHGRTITIISFSTDPVSTTGFGPFTPGFKVIEFGDAQALEAAISEKTVAFLVEPIQGEAGVIIPPDGYLRDIRRICDEKGVVLVFDEIQTGLGRTGAMLAEEHEGVEADLTLIGKALSGGFYPISAVLSNSEVLGVLKPGEHGSTFGGNPLACAVARTALKVLVEDNLIGNAATQGAYFMQGLRAINNPKIKEVRGRGLLLGVEFHPEAGGARQYCEKLKEAGLLCKETHETIIRFAPPLVITREEVDWALERIAPILSQ; this is translated from the coding sequence ATGAAATCTCAGGAATATGTTTTGCTTGAGGATGAGTATGGAGCGCACAATTACAAGCCGTTGGACGTTGTTATTGAACGCGGTGAGGGCATCTGGGTCTGGGATGTGGAAGGCAGAAAATACATGGATTGCCTTTCAGCATATTCGGCTGTCAATCAGGGGCATTGCAATCGGCGGATCATGGATGCCATGTGCGAGCAGGCCAAAAAACTGACCCTCACCTCACGTGCTTTTCGTAATGATCAATTGGGACCGTTTTACAAGGAATTATGCGAGTTGACGAATTCCCACAGGGTTCTCCCCATGAATTCCGGAGCCGAGGCCGTGGAGACTGCAATCAAGGCTGTTCGCAAATGGGGTGTCATGGTCAAGGGAGTTCCTGAAAACGAGGCCGAAATCATTGTCTGCCGCAATAATTTTCATGGCAGGACCATTACGATCATCTCCTTTTCTACCGATCCCGTCTCAACCACGGGGTTCGGCCCATTCACTCCGGGGTTCAAAGTGATAGAGTTCGGTGATGCCCAAGCTCTGGAAGCTGCCATTTCCGAGAAAACGGTAGCCTTCCTGGTGGAACCGATTCAGGGGGAAGCCGGGGTCATCATTCCCCCTGATGGGTATCTGCGTGATATTCGAAGAATCTGTGACGAAAAGGGCGTGGTCCTTGTTTTTGATGAGATCCAGACAGGACTGGGCCGGACAGGAGCCATGCTCGCTGAAGAGCATGAAGGGGTGGAAGCAGACCTCACACTGATCGGCAAAGCCTTGTCCGGCGGATTTTACCCCATATCGGCCGTTCTCTCCAATTCCGAAGTGCTTGGGGTGCTCAAACCGGGCGAACATGGGTCCACTTTCGGAGGGAATCCCCTTGCGTGTGCCGTTGCCAGGACCGCGCTCAAGGTTTTGGTGGAGGATAATCTCATCGGCAATGCCGCCACACAGGGGGCGTATTTCATGCAGGGACTGCGCGCCATCAACAATCCGAAGATCAAGGAAGTTCGAGGGCGCGGCCTGCTTCTCGGAGTTGAATTTCACCCTGAAGCCGGAGGCGCTCGCCAGTATTGCGAAAAACTCAAGGAAGCAGGTTTGCTGTGCAAGGAAACGCATGAAACGATAATCCGTTTCGCTCCTCCGTTGGTCATCACGCGCGAAGAAGTCGACTGGGCGCTGGAGCGCATCGCGCCGATCCTGTCACAGTAG